One genomic segment of Bradyrhizobium diazoefficiens includes these proteins:
- a CDS encoding transglycosylase SLT domain-containing protein has product MNQCLRSLACVVTVAALAFLPSELAAKSGHKSSAPKKTHEAKAGKQRHAAAKSRHGKHAEAKRKSKKDDESSDKPAAPPLTGDLAALKDAIDLARKGKTDDASAARDRIADPAGQKLADWFMLRHSESTASFKRYAAFLAANPDWPSSALLRRRAEARLWQEKSDADTVHKFTMDRPTSAKGKFALARVLLTEGDTDRAARLVREAWRGDELSERSEEDSYEAFRDLLNADDHRARMDKRLGAKDYAGARRAAKRLGEDALAIVKACAAVTGKANQAKDYLEDVPAEARRDLGYVLCRAQWHLQKDRIDDAAELILAAAPGMMAAQDTDAWWRERRLLARKLLDQGKYRTAYDVVRTAAVPAMEVYRVDYHFMCGWIALRYLDDPRTAMAHFAAIDEGSANPIALSRAHYWRGRAAEAMGATADARRSYQAAARYPTAYYGQLARAKLGIDRIELRAPSPVLAAADTPPADERVRAADMLYGICERDVVLYYAEDFARESADVAALEALGELAGRRNDARVMLEVGKSALARGLALDHYAFPTIGIPEHKQVAPAIETSVIYSVVRTESSFDQRDKSAANAVGLMQVTPEAGRDTAKRFGLTYDWDRMISDPVYNTQMGAAELSALLSEYRGNQIMTFAGYNAGRGRVREWVQARGDPRDPNVDPVDWVERIPLSETRNYVQRVMENVLVYRARFEGSSVVAGKSEQRVMTHETSTRAPVAAAAPAP; this is encoded by the coding sequence ATGAACCAGTGCCTACGCTCGCTCGCGTGTGTCGTTACCGTGGCCGCGTTGGCCTTTCTCCCTTCCGAATTGGCGGCAAAGAGCGGTCACAAATCGTCCGCGCCGAAGAAGACGCATGAGGCGAAGGCCGGCAAGCAGCGCCATGCCGCGGCGAAATCCCGTCATGGCAAGCATGCCGAGGCCAAGCGCAAGTCCAAGAAGGACGACGAGTCCTCGGACAAGCCGGCGGCGCCGCCGCTGACCGGCGATCTCGCCGCGCTGAAGGACGCGATCGATCTTGCGCGCAAAGGCAAGACCGATGACGCCAGCGCGGCGCGCGATCGCATCGCCGACCCTGCCGGCCAGAAGCTCGCCGACTGGTTCATGCTGCGCCATTCCGAGAGCACCGCGAGTTTCAAGCGCTACGCCGCCTTCCTCGCCGCCAATCCGGACTGGCCGAGCAGCGCCCTGCTCCGCCGCCGGGCCGAGGCGCGGCTGTGGCAGGAGAAGAGCGATGCGGACACCGTGCACAAATTCACGATGGACCGGCCGACCAGCGCCAAGGGCAAGTTCGCGCTCGCCCGCGTGCTGCTCACCGAAGGCGACACCGACCGGGCCGCGCGGCTGGTGCGCGAGGCCTGGCGCGGCGACGAATTGTCCGAGCGCAGCGAAGAGGATTCCTACGAGGCGTTCCGCGATCTCCTCAACGCGGACGATCATCGCGCCCGCATGGACAAGCGCCTCGGCGCCAAGGACTATGCCGGCGCGCGGCGCGCGGCCAAACGGCTCGGCGAGGACGCGCTCGCGATCGTCAAGGCCTGCGCCGCCGTCACCGGCAAGGCCAACCAGGCCAAGGACTATCTCGAGGACGTGCCGGCCGAGGCACGGCGCGATCTCGGCTATGTGCTGTGCCGCGCGCAATGGCACCTCCAGAAGGACCGCATCGATGACGCCGCCGAGCTGATCCTCGCTGCCGCGCCCGGCATGATGGCCGCGCAGGACACCGATGCATGGTGGCGCGAGCGGCGCCTGCTGGCGCGCAAGCTGCTCGACCAGGGCAAATACAGGACCGCCTACGACGTGGTGCGCACGGCGGCCGTGCCGGCGATGGAGGTCTACCGCGTCGACTATCACTTCATGTGCGGCTGGATCGCGCTGCGCTATCTCGACGATCCCAGGACGGCGATGGCGCACTTCGCCGCGATCGACGAAGGCTCCGCCAATCCGATCGCGCTGTCGCGTGCGCATTACTGGCGCGGCCGTGCCGCCGAGGCCATGGGCGCAACCGCCGACGCGCGCAGGAGCTATCAGGCCGCGGCGCGTTATCCGACCGCCTATTACGGCCAGCTCGCGCGTGCAAAGCTCGGCATCGACCGGATCGAGCTGCGCGCGCCCTCGCCCGTGCTGGCCGCAGCCGACACCCCGCCCGCGGACGAGCGCGTGCGCGCCGCCGACATGCTCTACGGCATCTGCGAGCGCGACGTAGTGCTCTACTACGCCGAGGATTTCGCCAGGGAGAGCGCCGACGTTGCTGCGCTCGAAGCACTCGGCGAACTCGCCGGCCGGCGCAACGATGCGCGCGTGATGCTGGAGGTCGGCAAATCGGCGCTGGCGCGCGGGCTCGCGCTCGACCATTACGCCTTCCCGACGATCGGAATCCCCGAACACAAGCAGGTCGCACCCGCGATCGAGACCAGCGTGATCTATTCGGTGGTGCGCACCGAAAGCTCGTTCGACCAGCGGGACAAGTCGGCTGCCAACGCAGTCGGGCTGATGCAGGTGACGCCGGAAGCCGGCCGCGACACTGCCAAGCGCTTCGGCCTGACCTATGACTGGGACCGCATGATCTCGGACCCGGTCTACAACACGCAGATGGGCGCGGCCGAGCTCAGTGCGCTCCTGTCGGAATATCGCGGCAACCAGATCATGACCTTCGCCGGCTACAATGCCGGCCGCGGCCGGGTCCGCGAGTGGGTGCAGGCCCGCGGCGACCCCAGGGATCCCAATGTCGATCCGGTCGACTGGGTCGAGCGCATCCCGCTGTCGGAGACGCGCAACTACGTCCAGCGCGTGATGGAGAACGTGCTGGTCTATCGCGCCAGGTTCGAGGGCAGCAGCGTGGTGGCCGGCAAGAGCGAGCAGCGCGTGATGACGCACGAAACCAGCACAAGGGCACCCGTGGCAGCCGCAGCACCCGCTCCCTAG
- a CDS encoding MerR family transcriptional regulator — MRIGVLAKAAGVSVPSIRYYETIGLLAASARQGGQRIYGPDDLKALNLVRHCRELDFSIDETRDILAAVQRRQPCSDTKSFAERHLGSIRKKIAELRALEATVAALVSGCETTCCGSAAPDCVILQPGLRGK, encoded by the coding sequence ATGAGAATTGGCGTCCTCGCCAAAGCCGCCGGCGTCTCGGTCCCCAGCATCCGTTATTACGAGACCATCGGTCTTCTGGCCGCATCGGCACGGCAGGGCGGCCAGCGCATCTACGGCCCCGACGATCTCAAGGCGCTCAACCTCGTCAGGCACTGCCGCGAGCTCGACTTCTCGATCGACGAGACCCGCGACATCCTTGCTGCGGTCCAGCGCCGGCAACCTTGCAGCGACACGAAGAGTTTCGCGGAGAGGCACCTCGGCTCGATCCGGAAGAAGATCGCCGAGCTACGTGCGCTGGAAGCGACGGTGGCCGCACTGGTCAGCGGCTGCGAGACGACATGCTGCGGCAGCGCGGCGCCGGATTGCGTGATCTTGCAGCCTGGATTGCGCGGCAAATGA
- the ilvD gene encoding dihydroxy-acid dehydratase: MDAKTDKQRLPSRHVTEGPARAPHRSYFYAMGLTTEQIHQPFVGVASCWNEAAPCNIALMRQAQAVKKGVASAGGTPREFCTITVTDGIAMGHDGMRSSLPSRECIADSVELTVRGHAYDALVGLAGCDKSLPGMMMAMVRLNVPSIFIYGGSILPGNFRGQQVTVQDMFEAVGKHSVGAMSDEDLDEIERVACPSAGACGAQFTANTMATVSEAIGLALPYSAGAPAPYEIRDAFCMTAGEKVMDLIAQNIRPRDIVTRKALENAAAVVAASGGSTNAALHLPAIAHECGIKFDLFDVAEIFKKTPYVADLKPGGRYVAKDMFEVGGIPLLMKTLLDNGFLHGDCITVTGRTIAENLKSVKWNPHQDVVHPADKPITVTGGVVGLKGNLAPEGAIVKVAGMSNLRFTGPARCFDREEDAFEAVQKRTYREGEVIVIRYEGPKGGPGMREMLQTTAALTGQGMGGKIALITDGRFSGATRGFCIGHVGPEAAVGGPIGLLEDGDIIEIDAVAGTLDVKLSDAELAQRKTKWAARATNHTSGALWKYAQQVGPAVGGAVTHPGGAHEKQCYADI, translated from the coding sequence ATGGACGCGAAGACCGACAAGCAGAGGCTGCCGAGCCGTCACGTGACGGAAGGCCCTGCGCGCGCGCCGCACCGGTCCTATTTCTACGCCATGGGTCTGACCACTGAGCAGATCCACCAGCCCTTTGTTGGCGTCGCCTCGTGCTGGAACGAGGCCGCTCCCTGCAACATCGCTTTGATGCGCCAGGCGCAGGCGGTGAAGAAGGGTGTCGCGTCCGCCGGCGGCACGCCCCGTGAATTCTGCACCATTACCGTCACCGACGGCATCGCCATGGGCCATGACGGCATGCGCTCCTCGCTGCCCTCGCGCGAATGTATCGCCGACTCCGTCGAACTGACGGTCCGCGGCCACGCCTATGACGCGCTGGTCGGGCTGGCCGGCTGCGACAAGTCGCTGCCGGGCATGATGATGGCGATGGTCCGCCTCAACGTGCCCTCGATCTTCATCTATGGCGGCTCGATCCTGCCCGGCAATTTCCGCGGGCAGCAGGTCACCGTGCAGGACATGTTCGAGGCAGTTGGCAAGCATTCGGTCGGCGCCATGTCGGACGAGGATCTCGACGAGATCGAGCGCGTGGCGTGCCCCTCGGCGGGCGCCTGCGGCGCGCAGTTCACCGCCAACACCATGGCGACCGTCTCGGAAGCCATTGGCCTCGCGCTGCCTTACTCGGCTGGTGCTCCGGCACCGTATGAAATCCGCGACGCCTTCTGCATGACCGCGGGCGAGAAGGTGATGGACCTGATCGCGCAGAACATCCGGCCGCGCGACATCGTCACCCGCAAGGCGCTGGAGAATGCCGCCGCCGTGGTCGCCGCGTCCGGCGGCTCGACCAATGCTGCGCTGCACTTGCCGGCGATCGCGCATGAGTGCGGCATCAAGTTCGATCTGTTCGACGTCGCCGAAATCTTCAAAAAGACACCTTATGTCGCGGATTTGAAGCCGGGTGGCCGTTATGTCGCCAAAGACATGTTTGAAGTTGGCGGCATACCGCTTCTGATGAAGACGTTGCTCGACAACGGATTTCTCCACGGCGACTGCATTACCGTCACCGGTCGAACGATCGCCGAAAACCTCAAAAGCGTGAAATGGAATCCGCACCAGGACGTGGTGCACCCGGCAGACAAGCCCATCACCGTCACAGGCGGTGTGGTCGGTCTGAAGGGCAATTTGGCGCCAGAAGGTGCGATCGTGAAAGTCGCGGGAATGTCCAACCTCAGGTTTACCGGTCCGGCCAGGTGCTTCGACCGCGAGGAGGATGCTTTCGAGGCGGTCCAAAAGCGCACCTATCGCGAAGGCGAAGTCATCGTGATCCGCTACGAGGGGCCGAAGGGCGGTCCCGGCATGCGGGAAATGCTCCAGACCACCGCGGCACTGACCGGCCAGGGCATGGGCGGCAAGATCGCGCTCATCACCGACGGACGCTTCTCCGGCGCCACCCGCGGCTTCTGCATCGGCCATGTCGGGCCCGAGGCGGCGGTCGGCGGCCCGATCGGGCTGCTCGAGGACGGCGACATCATCGAGATCGATGCGGTCGCGGGGACCCTTGACGTAAAATTGAGTGACGCTGAGCTCGCTCAGCGCAAGACCAAATGGGCGGCTCGCGCGACTAATCATACGTCGGGTGCGCTCTGGAAATATGCTCAGCAGGTTGGACCAGCGGTCGGAGGGGCAGTAACCCATCCGGGCGGCGCGCACGAGAAACAGTGCTATGCGGACATCTAG
- a CDS encoding tetratricopeptide repeat protein gives MRTSRRAIVAFVLGAAALAAPALAFDGAPVNKDAALPVVTTLPGTATTLRSRTAPVTAPQEASLSALQYAAEGGHPIAQWKLGRMYANGDGVAQDDVRAFEYFSRIANAHAEDSPSAPQAQVVANAFVALGRYYLSGIPNSKIKPDQDRAREMFSYAASYFGNADAQYDLARLYLKTPDASREDFRYGARWLGLAAQKGQHEAQALLGQMLFNGDRLPRQAARGLMWLTLARDSAGPEETWIKENYNRAFAKASDDDRAMCLQMLEQWVQGRRE, from the coding sequence ATGCGGACATCTAGGCGTGCCATTGTTGCGTTTGTGTTGGGGGCGGCTGCGCTGGCCGCGCCGGCGCTCGCCTTCGACGGCGCGCCGGTCAACAAGGACGCCGCCCTCCCTGTCGTGACCACATTGCCCGGCACGGCCACCACCCTGCGCAGCCGGACGGCACCGGTGACGGCGCCCCAGGAAGCCTCACTCAGCGCCCTGCAATATGCCGCCGAGGGCGGTCATCCCATCGCGCAGTGGAAGCTCGGCCGCATGTACGCCAATGGCGACGGTGTGGCCCAGGACGATGTCCGCGCCTTTGAATATTTCAGCCGGATCGCCAATGCGCATGCCGAGGACAGCCCGTCGGCGCCGCAGGCGCAGGTCGTGGCCAACGCCTTCGTCGCGCTCGGCCGCTACTATCTGAGCGGCATCCCGAACTCCAAGATCAAGCCGGACCAGGACCGGGCGCGGGAGATGTTCTCCTACGCGGCCTCCTATTTCGGCAATGCGGACGCCCAGTACGATCTCGCCCGGCTGTATCTGAAGACGCCCGACGCCTCGCGCGAGGATTTCCGCTATGGCGCGCGCTGGCTCGGCCTTGCCGCCCAGAAGGGGCAGCACGAGGCCCAGGCGCTGCTCGGCCAGATGCTGTTCAATGGCGACCGCCTGCCGCGGCAGGCCGCGCGCGGCCTGATGTGGCTGACCCTGGCGCGTGACAGCGCCGGGCCGGAAGAGACCTGGATCAAGGAAAACTACAACCGCGCCTTCGCCAAGGCCTCCGACGACGACCGCGCCATGTGCCTGCAAATGCTGGAACAGTGGGTGCAGGGCCGCCGGGAATAG
- the xth gene encoding exodeoxyribonuclease III encodes MPIRVATWNVNSVRQRIDPLLTWLRECQPDIVCLQEIKCVDEAFPRLEIEALGYNVVTHGQKTFNGVALLSKLRFDETKSGLAGDDEDAHARFLEGVVTLKQGVLRIACLYLPNGNPVGTEKYPYKLKWMSRLLEYSKERLKSEEPLILAGDFNVIPHARDVHNPAAWTEDALFKAETRESFQSLLGLGLTDALRAVTDEGGLYTFWDYQAGAWQKNQGLRIDHLLLSPQASDKLANVGIDSYVRGWEKPSDHVPVWADLDLEAA; translated from the coding sequence ATGCCCATCAGAGTTGCCACCTGGAACGTGAACTCGGTCCGGCAGCGGATCGACCCACTGCTGACCTGGCTGAGGGAATGCCAGCCGGACATCGTCTGCCTCCAGGAGATCAAATGCGTGGACGAGGCCTTCCCGCGGCTGGAGATCGAGGCGCTCGGCTACAACGTCGTCACGCACGGACAGAAGACGTTCAATGGCGTCGCCCTGCTCTCAAAACTCCGCTTCGACGAGACCAAATCGGGGCTGGCCGGCGATGACGAGGACGCCCATGCCCGCTTCCTCGAAGGCGTGGTGACGCTCAAGCAAGGAGTCCTGCGCATCGCGTGCCTCTATCTGCCCAACGGCAACCCGGTCGGGACCGAGAAATATCCCTACAAGCTCAAATGGATGTCGCGGCTTCTTGAGTATTCGAAGGAGCGCCTCAAGTCCGAGGAGCCGCTGATCCTCGCCGGCGACTTCAACGTCATTCCGCACGCCCGCGACGTCCACAACCCCGCCGCCTGGACCGAGGACGCCCTGTTCAAGGCCGAGACGCGCGAGAGCTTCCAGTCCCTGCTCGGCCTCGGCCTCACCGATGCGCTGCGGGCCGTCACCGACGAGGGCGGGCTCTACACCTTCTGGGACTACCAGGCCGGGGCGTGGCAGAAGAATCAGGGTCTGCGGATCGACCATCTCTTGTTGTCGCCGCAGGCCAGCGACAAGCTCGCCAATGTCGGCATCGACAGCTATGTGCGCGGCTGGGAGAAGCCGTCGGACCACGTGCCGGTGTGGGCGGATCTGGATCTCGAGGCGGCGTAA
- a CDS encoding hybrid sensor histidine kinase/response regulator, whose product MRWPDKSLGQTEPRDGLIGAFLYWLGGFEIEDGLTADLSERELRRIRARQIDAVTRAIPVTMAVTMLNVAIVLILFWGRGWNDFLALWGMTLAVTAALAVRAWHRSHQDPPQEASPRAARQMLRQAFFLAAIWGTLPLALFSRIEPTSQLILACLMVGMMSGGAFTLSTFPRAGLVYLATMTVACAGALLVCGTGPYLVTSVFLLLFAFFMARNIVSQGNLFLGSLKARLELERQTEIISLLLKDFQENASDWLWQTDAEGHLVDVPERFAAVAQLPLPLLKGSHFSDVLDMLCPEDKSAAYNIVGLMEHAEPLHEMNLKVVAGGEARLWSLTAKPAYDRDGQFLGYRGFGRDVTERWRAEKAEAESRAKSDFLAVMSHEIRTPMNGVLGLASMLLETKLDPEQREAVTTIRESGDNLQRILNDILDLSKLEAGRFAFEAIDFAPQALVETVATVARASAKNKGLAVKVELDPNLPPTLRGDVARIRQVLLNLASNAVKFTDEGEVTISATCQARRDLLATVEWSVTDSGIGIAPDKLGQLFSDFAQADASISRRFGGTGLGLAISRRIIEQMGGTIGVTSMPGQGSTFRFTLVLPWSQAQASDQTAGADEADALKARIAGLDQPLRVLVAEDDAVNRMVVSKMLGAFDIELKVVTDGVQAVGAASDGDYDIVLMDVRMPDMDGLAATRAIRGHGGRLAAVPIIALTANAFPEDVRICREAGMSDFLAKPLRKPALVAALLRALDGHTMSEDAPLQPELMPDEVEWTDEERQMTDV is encoded by the coding sequence ATGCGATGGCCGGATAAATCTTTGGGACAGACCGAGCCGCGCGACGGCCTGATCGGCGCGTTCCTGTACTGGCTCGGCGGCTTCGAGATCGAGGACGGCCTGACCGCCGATCTCAGCGAGCGCGAGCTGCGCCGCATCCGCGCCAGGCAGATCGACGCGGTGACGCGGGCCATCCCGGTGACGATGGCCGTCACCATGCTCAACGTCGCCATCGTGCTGATCCTGTTCTGGGGGCGGGGCTGGAACGACTTCCTCGCGCTCTGGGGCATGACCCTTGCCGTCACTGCCGCGCTCGCTGTCCGCGCCTGGCATCGCTCGCATCAGGACCCGCCGCAGGAAGCCTCCCCGCGTGCGGCAAGGCAGATGCTGCGGCAGGCCTTCTTCCTCGCCGCGATCTGGGGCACGCTGCCGCTGGCGCTGTTCAGCCGCATCGAGCCGACCAGTCAGCTCATCCTGGCCTGCCTGATGGTCGGCATGATGTCGGGCGGCGCCTTCACGCTGTCGACCTTCCCGCGTGCCGGCCTCGTCTATCTCGCCACCATGACGGTCGCCTGCGCCGGCGCATTGCTGGTGTGCGGCACCGGGCCGTATCTGGTGACCTCGGTATTCCTGCTGCTGTTCGCGTTCTTCATGGCGCGCAACATCGTCTCACAGGGCAACCTGTTCCTCGGCAGCCTCAAGGCCCGGCTCGAGCTCGAGCGGCAGACCGAGATCATCTCGCTGCTGCTGAAGGACTTTCAGGAGAACGCCAGCGACTGGCTGTGGCAGACCGACGCCGAAGGGCATCTCGTCGACGTGCCCGAACGCTTCGCCGCAGTCGCGCAGCTGCCGCTTCCGTTGCTGAAGGGCTCGCATTTCTCCGACGTGCTCGACATGCTCTGTCCCGAGGACAAGAGCGCCGCCTACAACATTGTCGGCCTGATGGAGCATGCCGAGCCGCTGCACGAGATGAACCTGAAGGTCGTCGCCGGCGGCGAGGCGCGGCTGTGGTCGCTGACGGCGAAGCCGGCCTATGACCGCGATGGGCAATTCTTGGGCTATCGCGGCTTCGGCCGCGACGTCACTGAGCGCTGGCGCGCCGAAAAGGCCGAGGCCGAGAGCCGCGCCAAGTCGGACTTCCTGGCGGTGATGAGCCACGAGATCCGCACGCCCATGAACGGCGTACTCGGCCTCGCCAGCATGCTGCTGGAGACAAAGCTCGATCCGGAGCAGCGCGAGGCTGTCACCACGATCCGGGAATCCGGCGACAATCTCCAGCGCATTCTCAACGACATTCTCGACCTCTCCAAGCTCGAGGCGGGTCGCTTCGCGTTCGAGGCGATCGACTTCGCGCCGCAGGCATTGGTCGAAACCGTCGCGACCGTCGCGCGCGCCAGCGCCAAGAACAAGGGCCTCGCGGTCAAGGTCGAGCTCGATCCGAACCTGCCGCCGACGCTGCGCGGCGACGTCGCGCGCATCCGCCAGGTGCTGCTCAATCTTGCCTCCAACGCCGTGAAGTTCACCGATGAAGGCGAGGTGACGATCTCGGCGACCTGCCAGGCGCGCCGCGACCTGCTCGCAACTGTCGAATGGAGCGTGACCGACAGCGGCATCGGCATTGCGCCCGACAAGCTGGGGCAGCTGTTCAGCGACTTCGCGCAGGCCGATGCATCGATCAGCCGCCGCTTCGGCGGCACGGGGCTTGGCCTTGCGATCTCGCGGCGCATCATCGAGCAGATGGGCGGCACCATCGGGGTCACCTCGATGCCGGGTCAGGGCTCGACCTTCCGCTTCACGCTGGTGCTGCCCTGGAGCCAGGCGCAAGCGTCCGACCAGACGGCGGGCGCCGACGAGGCCGACGCGCTCAAGGCGCGCATTGCCGGGCTCGACCAGCCGCTGAGAGTGCTGGTCGCCGAGGACGATGCGGTCAACCGCATGGTCGTGAGCAAGATGCTGGGTGCCTTCGATATCGAGCTGAAGGTTGTGACCGACGGTGTCCAGGCCGTCGGGGCTGCGTCCGATGGCGATTACGACATCGTGCTGATGGACGTGCGCATGCCCGATATGGACGGCCTTGCCGCGACCCGGGCGATCCGAGGGCACGGCGGGCGCCTCGCCGCCGTGCCGATCATCGCGCTGACCGCCAATGCCTTCCCTGAGGACGTCAGGATTTGCCGCGAAGCGGGCATGTCGGATTTCTTGGCGAAGCCGCTGCGCAAGCCCGCCTTGGTCGCGGCGTTGCTGCGCGCGCTGGACGGCCATACGATGTCGGAAGACGCGCCCCTTCAGCCGGAGCTGATGCCGGATGAGGTGGAGTGGACGGACGAAGAGAGACAGATGACGGACGTCTAA
- the erpA gene encoding iron-sulfur cluster insertion protein ErpA has protein sequence MTTAVTISDRAARRIGEILKGEGTGAMLRISVEGGGCSGFQYKFDIDRDRTDDDLVIEQDNAVVLVDSASQPFLAGSQVDFVDDLIGASFRVNNPNATASCGCGTSFSI, from the coding sequence ATGACGACTGCCGTGACCATCAGCGACCGGGCCGCACGCCGGATTGGGGAGATCCTCAAGGGCGAAGGCACAGGCGCGATGCTGCGCATCTCGGTCGAGGGCGGCGGCTGCTCCGGCTTCCAGTACAAGTTCGACATCGACCGCGACCGCACCGACGACGATCTCGTGATCGAGCAGGACAATGCGGTGGTGCTGGTCGATTCCGCCTCTCAGCCGTTCCTGGCTGGCTCGCAGGTCGATTTCGTCGACGACCTGATCGGCGCCTCGTTCCGCGTCAACAATCCCAACGCGACGGCGTCCTGCGGTTGCGGGACCAGCTTCTCGATCTAG